From the Thermosipho affectus genome, one window contains:
- the pdo gene encoding protein disulfide oxidoreductase — protein sequence MALLSNEDKKYLEDLFSKELKNTVKLIYFGDSKENCEYCELEEQILDEASNLSDKIVVEKYNVIENKDLAEKFGVEMTPALILTLEDGEDKGVRFYGIPSGHEFGTLVQDIVTFGKGATPELSAETIEKLKSIDKPVTISVFVTPTCPYCPRAVLTAHNFALVNPLIKAEMIEANEFFELSNQFGVSSVPHIVINRNPNTFFIGAYPEPQYLEEVLKAIR from the coding sequence ATGGCACTTTTATCAAACGAAGACAAGAAATACCTTGAAGATTTATTTTCAAAAGAACTTAAAAACACTGTAAAACTCATTTACTTTGGCGATTCAAAGGAAAATTGTGAATATTGCGAACTTGAAGAGCAAATTTTAGATGAAGCAAGTAATCTTTCCGATAAGATAGTTGTGGAGAAATATAACGTAATTGAAAACAAAGATTTAGCAGAAAAATTTGGTGTCGAAATGACCCCTGCACTTATCCTAACACTTGAAGATGGTGAAGATAAAGGTGTAAGATTTTATGGCATACCATCTGGTCACGAATTCGGCACACTTGTACAAGACATTGTAACTTTTGGAAAAGGTGCTACACCAGAGCTTTCAGCAGAAACAATTGAAAAACTCAAATCAATTGACAAGCCCGTTACAATTAGTGTTTTTGTAACTCCTACATGTCCATACTGTCCACGTGCAGTGTTAACAGCTCATAACTTTGCATTAGTAAATCCACTTATAAAAGCCGAAATGATTGAAGCAAATGAATTTTTTGAATTGAGTAATCAATTTGGTGTATCATCAGTTCCTCATATAGTAATCAACAGAAATCCAAATACATTCTTTATAGGAGCATATCCTGAGCCACAATACCTTGAAGAAGTATTAAAAGCTATTAGATAA
- a CDS encoding NUDIX domain-containing protein, with translation MEKLLKSQEIFKGVLLHVKKDEVLLENGRKSTREYVLHPGAVAVVPILDDNKVVMVKQYRYPIGRELLEIPAGKFDFKGEDPLECAKRELKEETGFQAKDYTYLGYIHTTPGFSNEVIYIYLARNLVKGDAEPDEDEIIKIEVKDIEEVLEKCISGDITDSKTIIGIFKTYFFLRSGKE, from the coding sequence ATGGAAAAACTTTTAAAGAGCCAAGAAATTTTTAAAGGAGTATTATTACACGTGAAAAAGGATGAGGTACTTCTTGAAAATGGTAGAAAAAGCACAAGAGAGTATGTGTTACATCCTGGGGCAGTTGCAGTTGTTCCAATTTTGGACGATAATAAAGTTGTGATGGTGAAGCAGTATAGATATCCAATTGGTAGAGAGTTACTTGAAATACCTGCGGGAAAGTTTGATTTTAAAGGGGAAGATCCACTTGAATGTGCCAAAAGAGAACTAAAAGAAGAGACGGGTTTCCAGGCAAAAGATTATACGTATTTGGGATATATACATACTACCCCGGGTTTTTCAAATGAAGTGATTTACATATATCTTGCTAGGAATTTAGTGAAGGGAGATGCCGAACCAGATGAAGATGAGATAATCAAGATAGAAGTCAAGGATATCGAAGAAGTTTTGGAGAAATGTATAAGTGGTGATATTACAGATTCAAAGACTATAATAGGTATTTTTAAAACGTATTTTTTCTTAAGGAGTGGAAAAGAATGA
- the fliS gene encoding flagellar export chaperone FliS, with the protein MDYTEQMVRTASPAKLIEMLYQRAVELLDLSIEGINKKDFLSANEYIKKCQDIITELNLSLDMKQGGEIAKNLRALYNYMFKALVEANIKKDIEKITEVRNYLFELLETWKEAMKNVGNTANRLPDPNRPRLNVSL; encoded by the coding sequence ATGGATTATACAGAACAAATGGTGAGAACTGCTAGTCCAGCAAAGTTGATAGAAATGTTATACCAAAGGGCTGTAGAGTTGTTAGATTTATCTATCGAGGGTATTAATAAAAAAGATTTTCTAAGTGCGAACGAATACATAAAGAAGTGTCAGGATATTATTACCGAACTTAATTTGTCGCTAGACATGAAGCAAGGAGGAGAAATTGCCAAAAATTTGAGGGCATTATATAATTACATGTTTAAAGCATTAGTGGAAGCAAATATTAAGAAGGATATAGAAAAAATAACAGAAGTTAGGAATTATCTTTTTGAGCTTTTAGAAACGTGGAAAGAAGCCATGAAAAACGTAGGAAATACGGCAAATAGATTACCTGATCCCAATAGACCAAGACTTAATGTGAGTCTTTGA
- a CDS encoding DUF1015 domain-containing protein, whose product MIVRPFRGLRPRRDMIEKVAAKPYDVVTTEEARKEAQKNPYTFYKITRPEINFDGEVDTHSDEVILKGKEVLEQFQKDGIMILEDKPAIYVYREEWKGYSQTGIYATFSTKEYKDGKIKKHELTRKDKEDERARHVKLMKAHTGPVFLMYRSIPEVDNLIIKHTSKEPEYDYTDESGIHHILWIVKNENEINEIVEAFKKIDAFYIADGHHRAAAAARAAEELAKENPNHTGEEEYNYFLAVLFPHTQLHILDYNRVVKDLNGHSKEEFLKKISENFNIEETEKFKPSKKHEFGMYLDEKWYRLTAKKGTYNENDVVSSLDVSILQENLLKPILGIENPRTDKRINFVGGIKGIEELERLVNNGEYKVAFALYPTDIEDLLRVADEEKTMPPKSTWFEPKLKSGIIVHLM is encoded by the coding sequence ATGATAGTAAGACCTTTCAGAGGTTTAAGACCAAGAAGAGACATGATTGAAAAAGTAGCTGCAAAACCATATGATGTAGTAACAACCGAAGAAGCAAGAAAAGAAGCACAAAAAAATCCATATACATTCTATAAAATAACAAGGCCAGAAATTAATTTTGATGGTGAGGTTGATACACATTCAGACGAAGTCATTCTAAAAGGCAAAGAGGTATTGGAGCAATTCCAAAAAGATGGGATAATGATATTGGAAGATAAACCAGCTATTTACGTGTATAGAGAAGAATGGAAGGGATACTCACAAACGGGAATTTACGCAACTTTCTCAACCAAAGAGTACAAAGATGGAAAAATCAAAAAACATGAACTTACAAGAAAAGATAAAGAAGACGAAAGAGCAAGACATGTAAAATTAATGAAAGCACATACTGGCCCTGTTTTTCTAATGTACCGTTCCATCCCAGAAGTCGACAATTTAATAATAAAGCACACATCAAAAGAACCGGAATATGATTATACAGATGAATCCGGTATACACCATATACTTTGGATAGTTAAAAATGAAAATGAAATCAACGAAATTGTTGAAGCATTCAAAAAGATAGACGCATTCTACATTGCAGATGGACACCATAGAGCTGCTGCTGCTGCAAGAGCAGCCGAAGAACTAGCAAAAGAAAATCCAAATCATACAGGTGAAGAAGAATACAACTATTTTCTTGCAGTACTATTTCCTCACACACAACTTCATATATTGGACTACAATAGAGTTGTAAAAGATCTCAATGGACATTCAAAAGAAGAATTCCTGAAAAAAATAAGTGAAAATTTCAACATTGAAGAAACAGAAAAATTTAAACCATCTAAAAAACACGAATTTGGCATGTACCTTGATGAAAAATGGTATCGATTAACAGCTAAAAAGGGAACATACAACGAAAATGACGTGGTTTCCTCACTAGATGTTTCGATATTACAAGAAAATCTATTAAAACCTATATTAGGCATTGAAAACCCAAGAACAGACAAAAGAATTAACTTCGTTGGTGGAATTAAAGGAATTGAAGAACTTGAAAGGCTGGTAAACAACGGAGAATATAAAGTGGCATTTGCATTATACCCAACGGATATCGAAGATCTTTTAAGAGTTGCTGACGAAGAAAAAACAATGCCTCCAAAATCTACATGGTTTGAGCCAAAATTAAAAAGCGGAATAATTGTACATTTAATGTAA
- a CDS encoding ABC transporter ATP-binding protein — protein MQKLSSNKVDTILKVERLKKFFPADRGLFSKVHHFVHAVDDVSFEIKRGKSLGLVGESGCGKTTTGKVIVGLEKPTDGKVYIEGKEIHQFSSHLEYHKKVQMIFQDPYESLNPRMTIFDIIAEPLNIYNIGTLKDREEKVEKLLQDVGLTPPSSFLWRYPHELSGGQRQRVAIARALVLEPSFIVADEPTSMLDVSVRTGVMNLLMDLQEKYNMSYLYITHDFAVARYMCDKIAVMYLGKIVEYADAEEILFNPLHPYTKALLSAVPVPDPDYKKEEPNIIGSVSKPINPPQRCRFYNRCPFRTNLCKDNPHPPLKNLGNEHYVSCYLVEEGKI, from the coding sequence ATGCAAAAACTAAGCTCTAATAAAGTCGATACTATATTAAAAGTTGAAAGGTTAAAAAAATTTTTTCCGGCAGATAGGGGGTTATTTTCAAAAGTACATCATTTTGTTCACGCAGTCGATGATGTTTCATTTGAAATAAAACGTGGTAAGTCATTGGGACTTGTTGGTGAATCTGGATGCGGAAAAACCACAACGGGAAAGGTCATTGTAGGGCTTGAAAAACCAACCGATGGAAAAGTTTACATTGAAGGTAAAGAAATACATCAATTTTCTTCACATCTGGAATATCACAAAAAAGTACAAATGATATTTCAAGATCCATATGAATCTTTGAATCCAAGAATGACAATATTTGATATTATTGCAGAACCACTAAACATATACAACATAGGAACATTGAAAGACAGAGAAGAAAAAGTTGAAAAATTATTACAAGACGTAGGTCTTACTCCTCCATCTAGTTTCTTGTGGAGATATCCACACGAACTTTCTGGTGGACAAAGACAAAGGGTTGCAATAGCAAGGGCACTTGTACTAGAACCTAGTTTTATAGTGGCAGATGAACCAACTTCAATGTTAGATGTCTCAGTTAGAACAGGTGTTATGAACCTTCTAATGGATTTACAAGAAAAATATAATATGAGCTATTTGTATATCACGCACGATTTCGCAGTTGCTAGATACATGTGTGATAAAATAGCAGTAATGTATTTGGGAAAAATCGTTGAGTATGCAGATGCAGAAGAAATATTGTTCAATCCATTACACCCATACACCAAAGCATTGCTTTCCGCGGTTCCAGTTCCAGACCCAGACTATAAAAAAGAAGAACCAAATATAATCGGTTCTGTAAGTAAACCAATAAATCCTCCTCAAAGGTGTAGATTTTACAATAGATGCCCATTTAGAACTAATCTTTGTAAAGATAATCCACATCCACCATTAAAAAACTTGGGAAATGAACATTATGTTTCTTGCTATTTAGTTGAAGAAGGAAAAATTTAG
- a CDS encoding ABC transporter ATP-binding protein gives MALLEVKNLKMHYKTKMGYVKAVDGINFTLNSGESLGIVGESGCGKTSVSMTMLRLLPENGEFKKGQVLFNDNGKMVDLVSLPEDKMRKYRWKGLAMIFQAAMNSLNPVYKVGDQIVEAILTHYPEMSIDDAKNKVAKLFELVGLDPKRMEQYPHQYSGGMKQRAVIALALSCDPKVIIADEPTTALDVIVQDKILKEMKKIQKQLNMAMIYISHDIAVIAEVSDKIAVMYAGKFVELGSSHDIFKNPMHPYTFLLMNAFPSTVGEKKKLLTIPGEPPNLLKPPKGCRFAPRCPWATEKCKNEEPEYKEIENGHFVACWYPLNEEVRKNAKTKL, from the coding sequence GTGGCGTTACTTGAAGTAAAAAACTTAAAAATGCATTACAAAACCAAAATGGGGTACGTTAAAGCCGTCGATGGTATAAATTTTACCCTTAATAGTGGCGAAAGTCTAGGAATAGTAGGAGAATCCGGATGCGGAAAAACATCTGTTTCAATGACAATGCTAAGACTATTACCAGAAAATGGCGAATTCAAGAAAGGTCAAGTGCTTTTTAACGACAATGGAAAGATGGTTGATCTTGTTTCGCTTCCAGAAGATAAAATGAGGAAATACAGATGGAAAGGTCTTGCAATGATTTTTCAAGCAGCTATGAATTCCTTAAATCCCGTATACAAGGTTGGTGATCAAATCGTAGAGGCTATTTTAACACACTATCCGGAAATGAGTATTGATGACGCAAAAAATAAAGTAGCAAAGTTATTTGAACTCGTAGGCCTTGATCCAAAAAGAATGGAACAATATCCTCATCAATACAGTGGTGGAATGAAGCAAAGAGCAGTTATAGCACTAGCTTTATCTTGTGACCCAAAAGTTATAATAGCCGACGAACCAACAACGGCTCTTGACGTAATTGTTCAAGATAAGATACTAAAAGAAATGAAAAAAATTCAAAAACAATTAAACATGGCTATGATTTACATTTCCCATGACATAGCAGTTATAGCCGAAGTAAGTGACAAAATTGCGGTTATGTACGCGGGAAAATTTGTTGAACTTGGAAGCTCCCATGATATATTCAAAAATCCAATGCATCCTTATACATTTTTGCTAATGAACGCATTTCCAAGTACTGTAGGTGAAAAGAAAAAACTTTTAACAATTCCAGGTGAACCACCTAACCTTCTAAAACCACCAAAAGGTTGTAGGTTTGCTCCAAGATGTCCGTGGGCAACTGAAAAATGTAAAAATGAAGAACCTGAATACAAGGAAATTGAAAATGGGCACTTTGTAGCATGTTGGTATCCTTTAAATGAAGAGGTGAGAAAAAATGCAAAAACTAAGCTCTAA
- a CDS encoding ABC transporter permease, with the protein MANESITKIKFKLFLRNFKKNWNLFKENKMGIFGLSIIIIFGIFALTYPIAWQFVDHSIYNPVTGTDPRVQDISYISKYMSPQNVIKGIEIPPARIFTYSFLDQGEDFKKQIEQKIDAAQRQFVNLDYAQAFRHILDTIVDSYFPIKERMRFQTQVSQLLEHNLISIKPLSNIIEIGNRKKFSLISFKKLLKKADTKTLAIALSEYKNSREVSTIGLWIKIIKGKNERNKFNEMLKNTYSEFEKSEAKNKIFSAVNELVKNGDIEIQISVNSQNDLENIIRTNKIPTFDLAKSTIFNTLVDILTYAKIKKDKNIISKLENSHYKNLLKLAEEKIPNLENPENKNSNLDRINQYFSELKKIFEKLDLTFDLNHPQIILDNLSGINLAIISFDLSPETKAKLENNLEKYPEIQKSFRKKQEELYKIVANSRAFMLTIISNIYNEPIDKINIPEIYLSLDYTKLIPELDSPMTNLLSYATKGTKHFDLIINNIKSAGDINYQRLDIVEKLEKTPQLTEEINFLNKFNDYYVISKYLLKSLLEKYISKLNDKSYWVKKYSDVLNTQTDLSKAVEHLNKPIKLSKKDAEKLIVSIYNKLALESKLGIQHPLPPNRWHILGTDPGGRDIFMQLWRSTPSEFMLGFLAAIITVTIGTIIGTTAAYYGGFIDTFFMRLADLMLLFPGIAFLIVLSGFFKLNLFWLALILGLLGGFGGITLVIKAQALTIKVKPYIEAAKVAGASNRYIIFNHIIPNVMPLSFLYMMFNVTGAVFSEASLSFFGLLRIRISWGIMINTAWTSGYLSSGNIGSYWWLWVPAGLIITIFCSGFYFLGRGLEEIVNPRLRKR; encoded by the coding sequence ATGGCAAATGAATCCATTACAAAAATTAAATTTAAGCTATTTTTGAGAAATTTTAAAAAGAACTGGAATTTATTTAAAGAAAATAAAATGGGAATCTTTGGTTTATCAATAATTATAATTTTCGGAATTTTTGCACTAACATATCCTATCGCTTGGCAATTTGTAGATCACAGTATCTATAATCCTGTTACTGGTACGGATCCAAGGGTACAAGATATTTCATACATATCAAAATACATGTCTCCACAAAATGTAATTAAAGGCATAGAAATTCCACCTGCAAGAATCTTCACGTATTCATTTTTAGATCAAGGAGAAGATTTCAAAAAACAAATAGAACAAAAAATAGACGCCGCACAAAGACAATTTGTAAACCTTGATTATGCTCAAGCCTTTCGACATATTTTAGATACCATCGTTGACAGCTATTTCCCAATAAAAGAAAGAATGAGATTTCAAACCCAAGTTTCTCAACTTTTAGAGCATAACCTTATTTCAATTAAACCATTGTCAAACATTATTGAAATTGGTAATAGGAAAAAGTTTTCACTAATTTCATTTAAAAAATTATTGAAAAAAGCAGATACAAAAACATTAGCAATTGCACTTTCAGAATACAAAAACAGTCGTGAAGTTTCCACAATAGGTTTATGGATAAAAATAATAAAAGGAAAAAATGAAAGGAATAAATTTAACGAAATGTTGAAAAACACATATTCTGAATTTGAAAAATCAGAAGCCAAGAACAAAATCTTCTCCGCAGTTAACGAGCTTGTAAAAAATGGTGACATAGAGATACAAATTTCTGTTAACAGCCAAAATGACCTTGAAAATATCATCAGAACAAATAAGATTCCTACATTTGATTTAGCAAAATCAACCATTTTCAATACGTTAGTGGACATATTAACATACGCAAAAATAAAAAAGGACAAAAACATAATATCAAAATTGGAAAATTCACATTACAAAAACTTACTAAAATTGGCTGAAGAAAAAATACCTAACTTAGAAAATCCGGAAAACAAAAATTCAAACTTAGATAGAATTAATCAATATTTCTCAGAACTCAAGAAAATTTTTGAAAAACTTGATCTAACATTTGATTTAAATCATCCACAAATAATTTTAGATAACCTTTCTGGTATTAACCTTGCCATTATTTCTTTTGACCTTTCTCCGGAAACTAAAGCAAAACTTGAAAATAACTTAGAAAAATATCCGGAAATCCAAAAAAGTTTTAGAAAAAAACAAGAAGAACTTTACAAAATTGTTGCAAACTCAAGAGCTTTCATGCTCACAATAATATCAAATATTTATAATGAACCAATTGACAAAATAAATATACCCGAAATTTACCTTTCACTTGATTACACCAAGCTGATTCCAGAACTTGACTCTCCTATGACAAATCTTTTGTCATACGCTACCAAAGGTACAAAACACTTTGATCTTATAATAAATAACATTAAAAGCGCAGGGGATATTAATTATCAAAGATTGGATATAGTTGAAAAATTAGAAAAAACTCCACAACTAACGGAAGAAATAAACTTTTTAAATAAATTCAATGATTACTATGTAATATCAAAATACTTACTTAAATCTCTTTTAGAAAAATATATATCCAAATTAAACGACAAAAGTTATTGGGTAAAAAAATATAGTGATGTATTAAACACTCAAACTGATCTTTCAAAAGCCGTTGAACACTTAAACAAACCGATCAAATTATCAAAAAAAGATGCAGAAAAACTTATAGTATCAATCTACAACAAACTTGCCCTTGAATCCAAGCTTGGAATTCAACATCCATTACCTCCAAACAGGTGGCATATTTTGGGAACTGATCCAGGTGGTAGAGATATCTTTATGCAACTTTGGAGGAGCACCCCAAGTGAATTTATGCTTGGTTTTTTAGCTGCAATTATAACCGTAACAATTGGTACTATTATTGGTACTACTGCAGCATATTATGGTGGATTTATAGATACTTTCTTTATGAGACTTGCCGATTTAATGTTACTATTCCCAGGTATTGCTTTCTTGATTGTTTTATCAGGATTTTTCAAATTAAACCTATTTTGGCTTGCATTGATACTTGGTTTACTAGGCGGTTTTGGTGGGATAACACTTGTAATTAAAGCACAAGCACTAACAATAAAGGTAAAACCATACATTGAAGCTGCAAAAGTTGCAGGTGCAAGTAATAGATATATTATATTCAACCACATAATTCCCAATGTAATGCCTCTTTCATTCCTTTATATGATGTTTAATGTAACAGGTGCGGTATTTTCAGAAGCCTCTTTAAGCTTTTTTGGACTTTTAAGAATAAGAATAAGTTGGGGTATAATGATAAACACTGCGTGGACGTCAGGATATCTTTCATCTGGAAATATAGGATCATACTGGTGGCTATGGGTCCCAGCAGGGTTAATAATAACTATATTCTGTTCTGGCTTCTACTTCCTTGGAAGAGGACTTGAAGAAATTGTAAACCCAAGACTTAGAAAGAGGTGA
- a CDS encoding ABC transporter permease, with the protein MNTKLWMQLIIVLVFFVLLFIHPYTSFGVILPLFAIITTAFNTKKIHHYIFLIISLLLYFSAFFGFKYFFIFSPRFNYLLSIVLYLFSLPLPGLFKFIRNRIYQMLILLIIYITVVFFIFLAMPGDYTSKFLDPKIMKQPEMMEKIKKLFGVGDPWYVKYAKHMRNFFNLELGISFSEYPKPVEEIIAERLPRTVFLFLMTTLSSYILGYNLGKRIAWKRGGISDKVATFVGIIFWTIFTPFFMLIMIWLFGVVLKIFPISGFIEPSKWLNVSFSTQDVFIRLLLSAFLMVVFWTVGLIVATFMKTKKSKTVSMLSITFSGISIIILYWLFNGYGYYALDIIYHVILPVLSLTILGFAGSMLVMRDTMLEIIKEDYITTAKAKGLPDKVVRDKHAARTALLPLVTSFVLSLATTVSGGVITETMFSWKGMGLTLLNATLVQDTPLAMGCLTFTGVFILIAHLVADILYAILDPRIRY; encoded by the coding sequence ATGAATACAAAACTTTGGATGCAGTTAATAATAGTATTAGTATTTTTTGTATTGTTATTTATCCATCCATACACTTCTTTTGGAGTAATATTACCACTGTTCGCAATAATTACAACAGCATTTAATACAAAAAAAATTCATCATTATATATTTTTGATTATTTCACTTTTACTTTATTTTTCAGCGTTTTTTGGATTTAAATACTTCTTTATATTTAGTCCAAGATTTAATTATTTGCTTTCTATTGTTTTGTACTTATTTTCACTACCATTACCCGGCCTCTTTAAGTTTATAAGAAACAGAATATATCAGATGTTAATCTTGTTAATAATATATATAACCGTTGTATTTTTCATATTCCTTGCAATGCCAGGTGATTATACTTCTAAATTTCTTGATCCAAAAATCATGAAACAACCTGAGATGATGGAAAAAATAAAAAAATTATTTGGTGTTGGTGACCCGTGGTACGTAAAATACGCAAAGCATATGCGAAATTTCTTTAACTTAGAACTTGGCATATCATTTTCCGAATATCCAAAACCTGTTGAAGAAATCATTGCCGAAAGGCTCCCTCGAACAGTATTTCTATTTTTAATGACAACCCTTTCATCATATATCTTAGGATACAATCTTGGAAAAAGAATAGCTTGGAAACGCGGTGGCATTTCAGATAAAGTGGCAACTTTTGTTGGAATTATTTTTTGGACAATATTTACGCCTTTCTTTATGCTCATTATGATTTGGCTTTTTGGTGTTGTTCTGAAAATCTTCCCAATTAGTGGGTTTATAGAACCATCGAAGTGGTTAAATGTAAGTTTTTCAACACAGGATGTGTTTATTAGATTACTTTTAAGTGCATTTTTAATGGTTGTTTTCTGGACAGTTGGACTAATTGTTGCCACATTTATGAAAACTAAAAAATCTAAGACAGTATCTATGCTTAGTATAACCTTTTCTGGGATCTCAATTATTATATTATACTGGTTGTTTAATGGATACGGATACTACGCATTGGATATAATTTACCATGTGATATTACCAGTTTTATCCCTCACAATATTGGGATTTGCAGGTAGTATGTTAGTAATGAGAGATACCATGCTCGAAATAATAAAAGAAGATTACATTACAACTGCTAAAGCTAAAGGTCTTCCAGACAAAGTGGTAAGAGATAAACATGCAGCAAGAACAGCTCTTCTACCTTTAGTTACAAGTTTTGTACTTTCACTTGCAACTACAGTTAGTGGCGGTGTTATTACCGAAACAATGTTTTCTTGGAAAGGTATGGGACTTACTCTTTTAAACGCCACACTTGTCCAAGATACACCTCTTGCAATGGGATGTTTAACGTTTACCGGTGTTTTTATACTTATAGCTCATTTGGTTGCAGATATCCTATATGCAATACTTGATCCTAGAATTAGATATTGA
- a CDS encoding ABC transporter substrate-binding protein yields the protein MKRLLVFLTILFSIFLFAETVVNYALLEDITTTNIWNLLGSGSSSWNFYVQLWKYPSLLSMNKDGMLIPAAAAEIPKIVEEDGMYTVTVKIRKDLRWSDGSPFTADDVVFTFNTIQELQIPGGNWTGAYEPKKVEKIDPWTVKFYFEEKKTMTIYYDTLMTAIVCKNFWETYVEKAKKQENPVNWLLSQEVVDPGITALNLGKIEKGAFVEVKKEVEDNFYWAKGEKSIYFENGGFVVENPNSGYKWTSNNPKPDGNIKLEVANGPYIDKIIYRIYGNKSVALQALQKGDVDFVLNPNGLTSGEFESLKGVPGIKLTVNPSLGFRYLAFNMRKFPFNIKEFRQAIAALIDRDYICNRVLQGKAIPLATPVPPANTFWFNPDVKTIGEGLSRAERYQLAVELLKKAGFSWDQEPVINPNNPANPISKRGKGLKGPDGKYVPDLELLSPSGEYDPMRATTAIYIEQWAKDLGIPVDVKLTDFNEIVTRAFDEVDFDMYMLGWGIGRVPTYFKSFWSSDQMAPEGFNTPGYNNPEFDALVEEFEMADNFDEAVAAIKEAQQLLADDLPYIILFTTPIYEAYRDTIQFPYTDTLDGIQNYNGFPENVMKVK from the coding sequence ATGAAACGTTTGTTAGTATTTCTAACTATTTTATTTAGTATTTTTCTATTTGCTGAAACAGTGGTTAACTATGCTTTACTCGAAGATATCACAACAACAAATATTTGGAATTTACTTGGTTCAGGTTCATCTTCTTGGAACTTTTATGTACAACTTTGGAAATATCCTTCACTCTTATCTATGAATAAAGATGGAATGTTAATACCAGCGGCTGCTGCTGAAATTCCAAAAATAGTTGAAGAAGACGGAATGTATACAGTTACTGTAAAAATCAGAAAAGACTTAAGGTGGAGCGATGGTTCACCATTTACCGCAGATGATGTGGTATTCACCTTTAATACCATCCAAGAACTCCAAATCCCAGGTGGTAATTGGACGGGAGCATATGAACCAAAAAAAGTTGAAAAAATTGATCCTTGGACAGTTAAGTTCTATTTTGAAGAGAAAAAAACTATGACTATTTACTATGACACCCTTATGACTGCAATAGTATGCAAAAACTTCTGGGAAACATATGTGGAAAAGGCAAAAAAACAAGAAAATCCAGTTAACTGGTTATTAAGCCAAGAAGTAGTCGATCCAGGAATTACAGCATTAAATCTTGGAAAAATCGAAAAAGGTGCATTTGTAGAAGTTAAAAAGGAAGTAGAAGATAATTTCTATTGGGCAAAAGGCGAAAAATCCATATACTTTGAGAATGGAGGTTTCGTTGTTGAAAATCCAAACAGCGGTTATAAATGGACAAGCAACAATCCAAAACCGGATGGAAACATAAAGCTCGAAGTAGCCAACGGTCCATACATTGATAAAATTATATACAGAATATACGGAAACAAATCTGTCGCGCTCCAAGCACTTCAAAAAGGTGACGTGGATTTCGTTCTTAATCCAAATGGTCTGACCTCTGGTGAATTTGAATCTCTGAAAGGCGTACCTGGTATAAAATTAACGGTAAATCCATCACTTGGTTTCAGATACCTTGCGTTTAACATGAGAAAATTCCCATTTAACATAAAAGAATTCAGGCAAGCAATTGCCGCGTTGATAGATAGAGATTATATTTGTAACAGAGTCCTTCAGGGAAAAGCAATTCCTCTTGCAACTCCCGTTCCACCCGCAAATACGTTCTGGTTTAATCCTGATGTGAAGACTATAGGAGAAGGGCTCTCAAGAGCCGAAAGATACCAACTAGCAGTTGAACTCCTCAAAAAAGCCGGATTTAGTTGGGATCAAGAACCTGTAATTAACCCGAATAACCCAGCAAATCCTATAAGCAAACGCGGAAAAGGGCTCAAAGGTCCCGATGGAAAATACGTTCCAGATCTTGAATTACTTTCCCCATCCGGAGAATATGACCCAATGAGAGCAACAACGGCAATTTACATTGAACAATGGGCTAAAGACCTCGGAATACCCGTCGATGTGAAACTCACCGATTTTAATGAAATTGTAACAAGGGCATTTGACGAAGTTGATTTTGATATGTACATGCTTGGTTGGGGTATCGGAAGAGTTCCAACATACTTTAAGAGTTTCTGGTCATCTGACCAAATGGCTCCAGAAGGTTTTAACACCCCAGGATACAACAATCCAGAATTTGATGCCTTAGTTGAAGAATTTGAAATGGCTGATAATTTTGACGAAGCTGTTGCTGCCATAAAAGAAGCTCAACAATTACTTGCAGATGATCTTCCATATATAATACTCTTTACAACACCAATTTACGAAGCATATAGAGATACCATACAATTTCCATATACAGATACACTTGATGGTATTCAAAACTACAATGGATTCCCAGAAAACGTAATGAAAGTAAAATAA